A stretch of the Capsicum annuum cultivar UCD-10X-F1 chromosome 8, UCD10Xv1.1, whole genome shotgun sequence genome encodes the following:
- the LOC107839427 gene encoding probable glucan endo-1,3-beta-glucosidase A6, translated as MKMGCYLLSTLLLLSFVAFACFSSAEISYQVGICYGQLGNNLPVPTKSVDLIKGLKAKRVKIYDANPEILKALEGTDLQVSVMVPNELINNISTNQTLADQWVKTNVVPFYPQTMIRYLLVGNEILSNPPNTTWFNLVPAIRKIRYSVKKFGLGKIKVGTPLAIDVLESSFPPSNGTFRSDVSEKVMKPLLKFLNRTKSFFFFDVYPYFAWAAQPTVIDLDYALLESKNITVTDQGSGLTYTNLLDQMIDAVYFAMKRVGYPDVPLFIAETGWPNAGGVDQIGANIYNAATYNRNVVKKFTAKPPVGTPAKPGVVVPTLLFALYNENQKPGPGTERHFGLLYPNGTNVYGIDLSGKTPESDYKPLPRPRNNEPYKGKIWCVVGRKANAKELVGALTFACGQGNRTCDEIRPGGKCYKPNSLVLHANYAFSSYWAQFKSSGGTCYFNGLAIPTKRNPSYGSCKFPSVTL; from the exons ATGAAGATGGGTTGTTATTTATTATCCACTTTGCTTTTACTATCTTTCGTTGCCTTTGCTTGTTTCTCTA GTGCAGAAATCTCATATCAGGTTGGAATATGCTACGGACAACTTGGGAACAACCTCCCTGTACCAACAAAATCAGTTGACTTAATCAAAGGTCTCAAAGCCAAAAGAGTCAAGATCTATGACGCAAATCCAGAAATACTTAAAGCTCTTGAAGGCACCGACCTTCAAGTTTCAGTCATGGTCCCAAATGAGCTCATTAACAACATCTCTACGAATCAAACCTTAGCCGACCAATGGGTCAAAACCAATGTCGTGCCTTTTTATCCACAAACCATGATCCGTTACCTCCTTGTTGGAAACGAAATCCTCAGTAACCCACCCAACACCACTTGGTTCAACCTTGTACCTGCCATTCGCAAAATTAGATACTCTGTCAAAAAATTTGGTCTTGGGAAAATCAAAGTCGGCACCCCATTAGCCATTGACGTGCTTGAATCCTCTTTCCCACCTTCTAATGGTACCTTTAGGTCTGACGTTTCGGAAAAAGTCATGAAACCcttgttaaaatttttgaatcGAACcaaatctttctttttctttgatgtttaTCCTTATTTTGCCTGGGCAGCTCAACCCACAGTAATTGACCTCGACTATGCCTTGTTAGAGTCCAAGAACATTACTGTTACGGATCAAGGTTCGGGTTTAACTTATacaaatttattggatcaaatgaTTGATGCAGTGTATTTTGCTATGAAGAGAGTTGGGTACCCGGATGTACCTTTGTTTATTGCAGAAACGGGTTGGCCCAATGCCGGGGGCGTGGACCAAATCGGAGCAAACATCTACAATGCAGCAACGTACAACCGCAATGTGGTCAAGAAATTTACGGCTAAGCCACCTGTTGGAACGCCAGCAAAACCAGGAGTTGTTGTGCCGACATTATTATTTGCTTTGTATAACGAGAATCAGAAACCGGGTCCGGGTACGGAGAGGCATTTCGGGTTATTGTACCCGAACGGAACCAATGTATACGGGATAGACTTGTCCGGAAAGACCCCAGAATCTGATTACAAGCCGTTGCCGAGGCCGAGGAACAATGAGCCGTACAAGGGGAAAATTTGGTGTGTTGTTGGGAGAAAAGCAAATGCAAAGGAGTTGGTTGGAGCATTGACATTTGCGTGCGGGCAGGGTAATCGGACCTGTGATGAGATCCGACCCGGTGGGAAATGCTACAAACCGAATTCTTTAGTCTTACATGCCAATTACGCATTCAGTTCTTATTGGGCTCAGTTTAAGTCATCTGGAGGAACTTGTTACTTCAATGGGCTTGCCATTCCCACCAAAAGAAATCCAA GCTACGGATCTTGCAAGTTTCCAAGCGTCACACTTTAA
- the LOC107879281 gene encoding putative calcium-transporting ATPase 13, plasma membrane-type produces MDKHTSKYSNTITLLNNGRDSSQGRPHKRLQLFFRVVYFLTSIGRNSNGRDSSHGKPHKRLQLVFRAVYFLTSIGRNTLVLSRWLHDPSYVIEIGSIHDHNDEKRQPFHGIDKEALAKLVREKDLNSLLIHFGGVQRVVEILESDQEAGLTVMHDEKELTQRKETFGTNIYDRPKTKSFLSFMAESFKDTAIIILLVCSVLSLGFGIKRYGPKEGWYAGGSIIVAVALVLAVSSICNFKKSRQVLKLSEESKDIKVTVVRDERRQEVSIFDIVVGDIVYLKIGDKIPADGLFLDGLSLQVDESSMTGESDNVQINETQNPFLVCGTKVMDGYGHMLVTSVGKNNAWGQIMCTITDDKNNEQTPLMHRFNKLTKWIGDAGLLVAFLVLVTLMISYFMGHTENDNGQKEFIGSKTKADDIMNSLVDIIAAAVTVMVVAIPEGLPLAVTLRKMMLDRAMVRKLSACETMGSATTICTDKTGILTLNQMQVTEFLLGTEMITMTSQIAPEVLELLQEAAGLNTTGDVYTTPFGPPEICGCPTEKAILSWAMTSLLGNSNRIKQEYRILDVKVFNSQKKRSGVLVTKNSTGKFHTHWKGAAEMILAMCSSYYVKSGKIAPINQEERKELELKIKYMASKSLRCIAFAYKESNAKTQNLEETELTLLGLVGLKDPCRPGVKEAVESCRDAGVGIKMITGDNVFTAKSIAFECGILQPGEDLNIAVIEGPAFRNYSKEERMKIVEKIRVMARSSPFDKLLLVKCLKQKGHVVAVTGDGTNDAPALKAADVGLSMGIHGTEVAKESSDVVILDDSFKTVVTVLKWGRYLYHNIQKFLQFQLTVNVAAIVFNFVAAAASGEVPLTAVQLLWVNLTMNTLGALALATEPPSNDLMNKKPIGLTEPLLTRSMWRDLLAQAFYQITLLLILEFKGGAIFHVDNKVKDTLMFNTFVLCQVFNEFNARNLDKKNIFHGILKNRLFVGIVGLTILLQVLMADFLRGFANTERLNLIQWAACIGVSSLSWPIGWITKCIPVFNK; encoded by the exons ATGGATAAACACACGTCCAAGTACAGTAATACCATAACGTTATTAAACAATGGAAGGGACAGTTCCCAGGGAAGACCTCATAAGAGGTTGCAGTTGTTTTTCAGAGTAGTATATTTTTTGACTTCCATCGGTAGAAACAGCAATGGAAGGGACAGTTCCCATGGAAAACCTCATAAGAGGTTGCAATTGGTTTTTAGAGCAGTATATTTTTTGACTTCCATCGGTCGAAACACACTAGTCCTTTCCCGTTGGTTGCATGATCCGTCCTATGTTATCGAAATTGGAAGCATCCATGATCATAATGATGAGAAACGTCAACCGTTTCATGGCATCGACAAAGAAGCACTGGCCAAGTTGGTTAGAGAGAAAGACTTGAATAGCCTTCTGATACACTTTGGAGGAGTGCAACGAGTCGTAGAAATTCTTGAATCAGACCAGGAAGCAGGTTTAACAGTAATGCATGATGAGAAGGAACTAACACAAAGAAAGGAAACTTTCGGTACCAACATTTACGACAGGCCAAAAACCAAGAGTTTCTTGAGTTTTATGGCTGAATCTTTCAAAGACACCGCCATTATCATCCTTCTGGTATGTTCTGTTTTGTCCCTTGGCTTTGGGATTAAACGGTACGGTCCAAAGGAAGGGTGGTATGCTGGCGGAAGTATCATCGTTGCAGTTGCTCTTGTCCTTGCAGTCTCTTCTATCTGTAACTTCAAAAAAAGCAGACAGGTTCTCAAGCTTTCGGAAGAGAGCAAGGATATAAAAGTGACAGTAGTAAGAGACGAACGTAGACAGGAAGTATCCATCTTTGATATTGTTGTGGGTGATATTGTTTATCTCAAAATTGGCGATAAGATCCCAGCAGATGGACTCTTCTTGGATGGCCTCTCGTTGCAAGTAGATGAGTCCAGCATGACAG GTGAAAGTGACAACGTTCAAATTAACGAGACACAAAACCCATTTTTGGTCTGCGGAACAAAGGTGATGGATGGATATGGACATATGCTTGTTACATCGGTAGGTAAAAACAATGCATGGGGTCAGATAATGTGCACAATAACAGATGACAAGAACAATGAGCAAACGCCACTGATGCATCGGTTTAATAAGCTTACCAAATGGATCGGGGACGCTGGTCTGTTAGTGGCTTTTCTTGTTCTAGTCACCTTAATGATCAGTTACTTCATGGGACATACTGAAAATGACAACGGACAGAAGGAGTTCATAGGTAGCAAAACCAAAGCAGATGATATAATGAATTCCTTGGTTGATATAATCGCAGCAGCAGTAACTGTCATGGTGGTTGCAATACCAGAAGGTTTGCCATTGGCTGTCACTCTAAGAAAAATGATGCTGGATCGTGCAATGGTCCGCAAGCTATCTGCCTGTGAGACTATGGGCTCAGCAACCACAATCTGCACAGACAAAACTGGCATTCTCACCTTAAATCAGATGCAG GTAACCGAATTTCTGTTGGGAACAGAAATGATTACGATGACATCACAAATAGCACCTGAAGTTCTTGAATTGCTACAAGAGGCTGCTGGCTTGAATACTACTGGTGATGTTTATACAACACCTTTTGGTCCTCCAGAGATCTGTGGATGCCCAACTGAGAAAGCAATTCTATCATGGGCCATGACCAGTTTACTAGGGAACTCTAATAGAATAAAGCAAGAGTATCGAATCCTCGATGTCAAAGTTTTCAATTCACAAAAGAAGAGAAGTGGGGTACTGGTAACAAAAAATAGTACCGGAAAATTTCATACACATTGGAAAGGTGCTGCTGAGATGATTCTAGCTATGTGCTCCAGCTATTACGTCAAAAGTGGAAAAATTGCACCTATaaatcaagaagaaagaaaagaacttGAACTGAAAATTAAATATATGGCAAGCAAGAGCTTGCGATGTATTGCATTTGCTTACAAAGAAAGCAAtgcaaaaactcaaaatcttgaaGAAACTGAACTAACCTTGCTGGGTCTGGTGGGTCTAAAGGACCCATGTAGGCCAGGTGTTAAAGAGGCAGTAGAATCTTGCAGGGATGCTGGTGTTGGCATCAAAATGATTACTGGAGACAATGTGTTTACAGCCAAATCAATAGCTTTTGAATGTGGAATACTCCAACCAGGTGAAGACTTGAACATTGCAGTTATTGAAGGACCAGCATTCAGGAATTATTCAAAAGAAGAGAGAATGAAGATTGTCGAAAAAATAAGAGTGATGGCAAGGTCTTCACCGTTTGACAAGCTATTGTTGGTGAAATGTTTGAAGCAGAAGGGCCATGTTGTAGCAGTAACAGGCGATGGAACAAATGATGCTCCAGCACTAAAAGCAGCAGATGTTGGACTTTCCATGGGTATCCATGGAACAGAAGTGGCAAAGGAGAGCTCCGATGTAGTTATCTTGGACGACAGTTTCAAAACCGTGGTCACAGTGTTGAAGTGGGGTAGGTACTTGTATCATAACATTCAAAAGTTTCTTCAGTTTCAACTCACAGTAAATGTTGCTGCCATTGTTTTCAACTTTGTTGCTGCTGCTGCATCCGGAGAAGTCCCTCTGACAGCTGTCCAGCTTCTGTGGGTGAATCTTACAATGAATACTCTTGGGGCCTTAGCTTTGGCAACTGAGCCACCCAGTAATGATCTAATGAACAAGAAACCAATTGGACTAACTGAACCTCTGTTAACTCGGTCGATGTGGAGGGATCTCCTTGCTCAAGCCTTCTATCAGATAACACTGCTATTGATCCTGGAGTTCAAAGGAGGTGCCATATTTCATGTGGATAACAAGGTAAAAGACACCTTGATGTTCAATACTTTCGTCCTCTGTCAAGTCTTCAACGAGTTCAACGCAAGGAATTTGGATAAGAAGAACATATTCCATGGAATACTTAAGAACAGACTGTTTGTTGGGATAGTGGGATTGACAATACTACTGCAGGTACTTATGGCTGACTTCCTGAGGGGATTTGCTAATACTGAAAGGCTTAACTTGATACAGTGGGCTGCATGCATAGGGGTTTCATCATTGTCATGGCCTATCGGTTGGATTACAAAGTGCATTCCCGtattcaacaaataa
- the LOC107879777 gene encoding ABC transporter G family member STR, whose protein sequence is MAKYKRPDTNRSLESLLDLDKSAQLSKINGINLAKQPTRKLIPGHGLEFNNLSYSVTKKVKKDGVWINREVYLLNDISGQALRGEIMAIMGPSGAGKSTFLDAIAGRIARGSLEGTVRIDGKPVTTSYMKMISSYVMQDDQLFPMLTVYETFMFAAEVRLPPSISRAEKKKRVHELLEQLGLTSATHTYIGDEGRRGVSGGERRRVSIGIDIIHKPSLLFLDEPTSGLDSTSAFSVVEKVKDIAKSGSIVLMTIHQPSFRIQMLLDSITVLARGRLVYLGSPTGVAAFLAGFARPVPDGENSLEYLLDVIKEYDESTVGLDPLVLYQRDGIKPDQAAKTPLRKPPKTPRAPRTPYAKSPWTKHISLRSSHFSSGNMNSQRDPKDQSESNVNSFGYYDEDDDEDFDNSLERKVPQTPMSMQSGIHPRLASHFYKDFSVWLYNGVKGTPRIPPTWNSGIKTSISGLKSNISSGQLPMSQQTPSRVITPVASAIFTPGREGIEYSSYNPSYEEVFEVEEVLDEPIHRHKFANPWLREVAVLCWRTTLNVIRTPELFLSREIVLTVMGLVLSSFFRKLNHYDFKTINHLLNFYIFTICLVFFSSNDAVPTFIQERFIFIRETSHNAYRASSYVISSLIVYLPFFAIQGFTFAAITQYILRINSSILSFWLILYSSLITSNAYVMLVSALVPSYITGYAIVIATTALFFLTCGFFLKRTQIPLVWRWLHYISAIKYPFEALLINEFKGTRHCYDGDLADLSPGPLGDVKISQLHKDAVARGDVSQNCTLVGEDVLFSMDITKENIWLDIVILLAWGVLYRLFFYVVLRFYSKNERK, encoded by the exons ATGGCTAAGTATAAGCGGCCAGACACCAACAGGAGCTTAGAGAGCTTGTTGGATTTGGACAAATCTGCACAGTTGAGTAAGATTAATGGTATTAATTTGGCGAAGCAGCCAACGCGCAAGCTAATTCCAGGACATGGTCTAGAGTTCAATAATCTGTCTTATAGTGTcacaaaaaaagtaaagaaagatgGTGTTTGGATCAATAGAGAAGTTTATCTTCTTAATGATATATCAGGACAAGCCTTACGAGGCGAAATCATGGCCATCATGGGGCCTAGTGGTGCTGGAAAATCAACTTTTCTTGATGCCATTGCTGGACGAATTGCGCGTGGTAGTCTTGAAGGAACTGTTAGAATTGATGGCAAACCA GTGACAACAAGTTACATGAAGATGATCTCCTCTTATGTAATGCAAGATGATCAGCTCTTTCCTATGTTGACAGTTTACGAGACGTTTATGTTTGCAGCTGAGGTCAGGCTACCACCATCAATATCGAGAGCAGAGAAGAAAAAAAGGGTTCATGAACTTCTAGAGCAATTAGGTTTAACG AGTGCAACACACACGTACATAGGAGATGAAGGAAGAAGAGGAGTGTCAGGGGGAGAACGTCGGAGAGTCTCAATTGGGATTGACATAATCCATAAGCCATCTCTGCTGTTTCTCGACGAACCTACATCTGGTCTTGATTCTACAAGTGCTTTTAGTGTTGTTGAAAAAGTGAAAGACATAGCTAAAAGTGGTAGCATAGTACTCATGACCATCCACCAGCCTTCTTTCAGAATCCAAATGCTCCTCGATAGCATCACAGTCCTTGCAAG GGGAAGACTTGTATATTTGGGAAGTCCAACAGGTGTAGCAGCTTTCCTTGCTGGTTTTGCAAGACCAGTTCCAGATGGTGAAAACAGCTTAGAGTACCTCTTAGATGTGATCAAAGAGTATGATGAATCAACTGTGGGACTTGATCCCCTTGTCTTGTATCAAAGGGATGGCATTAAACCTGATCAAGCAGCTAAAACCCCTCTCCGAAAACCACCAAAAACACCAAGAGCTCCTCGAACTCCGTATGCAAAGTCACCCTGGACCAAACATATTAGCCTCCGCAGCTCTCATTTTTCCTCTGGAAACATGAATTCCCAGAGAGATCCTAAAGATCAGTCCGAATCTAATGTTAATAGTTTTGGTTATtatgatgaggatgatgatgaggatTTTGATAACTCGTTGGAACGGAAGGTTCCTCAAACGCCCATGAGTATGCAGAGCGGGATTCATCCACGTTTGGCTTCACATTTCTACAAAGATTTCTCCGTTTGGCTATACAATGGTGTTAAAGGGACTCCTCGCATTCCGCCAACATGGAACTCTGGAATAAAAACATCAATTTCTGGTTTAAAATCAAACATATCTTCAGGTCAACTCCCAATGTCTCAACAAACACCTTCACGTGTTATAACTCCAGTAGCATCAGCAATTTTCACCCCGGGACGAGAAGGAATAGAGTACTCATCATATAATCCATCGTATGAAGAAGTATTTGAAGTCGAAGAGGTGCTGGATGAGCCAATTCACAGGCACAAATTCGCGAATCCATGGCTTAGAGAAGTTGCAGTCCTCTGTTGGCGTACTACATTGAACGTAATTCGCACCCCTGAACTCTTCCTCTCTCGTGAAATCGTCTTAACCGTCATGGGACTAGTCCTGTCTTCCTTCTTCCGAAAGCTAAATCATTACGACTTCAAAACAATCAACCACCTCCTCAACTTCTACATCTTCACAATCTGCCTAGTCTTTTTCTCCTCGAACGATGCTGTTCCAACTTTCATTCAAGAACGATTCATCTTCATTCGCGAGACATCTCACAACGCTTATAGAGCATCTTCTTATGTCATTTCTTCCCTTATTGTATACCTCCCCTTCTTCGCGATCCAAGGCTTCACATTCGCAGCCATAACTCAATACATACTTCGCATAAACAGCAGCATTCTTAGCTTCTGGCTGATCCTGTATTCCTCACTCATTACTAGCAACGCTTACGTGATGCTGGTCAGTGCACTTGTACCAAGTTACATCACGGGGTACGCGATCGTCATAGCAACCACGGCTCTATTCTTCCTAACATGTGGATTCTTCTTAAAGAGGACTCAAATTCCTCTTGTTTGGAGATGGCTACATTACATATCAGCAATTAAATATCCATTTGAAGCATTGTTGATTAATGAATTTAAAGGCACAAGACATTGTTATGATGGCGACCTTGCTGATCTTTCACCTGGTCCTTTAGGAGATGTGAAGATTAGTCAATTGCATAAGGATGCTGTTGCTAGAGGTGATGTTTCACAAAATTGCACATTGGTTGGTGAAGATGTTTTGTTTTCTATGGACATTACAAAGGAGAATATATGGTTGGATATTGTTATTTTGTTGGCTTGGGGAGTTCTTTATCGTCTTTTCTTCTATGTAGTTCTTAGATTTTACTCGAAGAATGAAAGGAAATGA